From the genome of Bacillota bacterium:
GCCGAAGCGCCTTCCATTTCGCCGGCGTGCACCCTCTCCTCAAGCAGATCGGTGGTGAGAACCACTTCGTTGAGTGCAGAAAGCGGTATGTCGGCCGTGGAAAACGAGTCGACAAATAGCTTCACGAGAGGGAATATGACGAATACGAGCAGAAATAGATATATGGGCCATACCCATGGCCTGGACGCCCTCAGCCATCTCCCCAAACCAGTCATTGTCTTCCCTGAAGACATCAGACAACCACCTGCCTGTCCATGGTCAAGGCCAACACGCTAGTCCGGTATGACAAGTGCAGCAGATTTCGGAAAAGCGAAGTACACATCGGTGCCCCAACCCAGTTCCTCACGATGGAGAGGATTCCTGATGTCCGCCTTGAGTACGAGGCCGGTCGCATGCTCCATTTCGTAACGCAGGGTATTCCCCATGTAGCTGGCAAAACCTATCTTGCCGCGTATGATGTTGTCCTGCCCAGCCTGCCCAGAAGGTTGTGCAGTGTGGACTACCACGTTTTCGGGTCTGAATGCCACAGTGCATTTGTCTCCAGGCTTGACCGTCAAGTGGCTGTACCCTATGATTGTGCCTAGCTCCGTGACGACTGTGATGTCTTCGCCAACAGCCTCCACAGTGCCGGCTACAAGATTGTTAGTGCCGATAAAGTCAGCCACAAAGCGTGTCGCCGGTCTCTCATACAGATCGTGCGGCGTGCCGACCTGAACCAATCTGCCGTCGCACATTATGCCGATGCGGTCCGAAAGCGTGAGGGCTTCTTCCTGATCGTGAGTAACATACACCGTAGTAATGCCCAATGACTGCTGCAGTTTACGGATTTCCGCGCGCACTGATCCTCGGATCTTGGCATCCAAGTTGGACAGAGGTTCGTCGAGGAGCAGGACGTCCGGATTGAGCGCGAGTGCTCTTGCCAGCGCCACACGCTGTTGCTGGCCTCCAGACAACTGCCCTGGATAACGAGTCTCGAAACCCACCAGCCCCACCTTGGTGAGGGCTTCATTGACAATTCCAGGCCATTCGGACTTGGGGACCTTCTTGAACTGCAGACCGTATGCTACATTCCTGTACACCGTCATATGAGGCCATAGGGCGTAGTTTTGGAACACCATGCCGATGTTCCGCTTGGATGTTGGGATGGCCTGGACCTCACGGTCGCCGAACATGATCTTGCCCTCGTCAGGTGTATAGAAACCGGCGATAAGGCGTAGGGTAGTTGTCTTTCCACAGCCTGAAGGTCCAAGCAAGGTGAAGAGCTCGCCGTGTTTTATGTGCAGATCCACTCGGCTCAGCGCCTCAACATTCTTGAACCTCTTCGTGACCCCAGTGAGCCTAATATCCATGCACTTCACCTCAAGTCAAGCGACTGCCCAGAGTAAACCCACGGGCGAGACGAACTCGCCCGTAGGTTCTCTCGGAAATCCATACTATCAAGCTGATCAGTACTTGGCTTTCAGAGCATCTAGCTTGGCAAAGATGTTCTCTCTAAAGTACTTGTTGACTTCGCTCTCTCTGCTCTGCGACAATGCGTTGTCGTAAGTGTTCTCCACGGTGCCCTCAAAGTAGCTCCTCCGACCGCCATAGAACGTGACCGCAAGCTCAGCAGTGGATCCGGGAGGGCCTTCCACGCGCAGCTCAGGCACCACCGGGAAGAGACCGCGTTCGATGAACAACCTCTGACCTTCATCCGTGAGCAGGAACTCAATGAAAGCCTTGGCGGCATTGGGGTTCTTGCAGTTCTTGATTATGGCGATCGGCTCAGGTGTGACATATGCTCCCGGAGGGGCAATGAACCTGATGTCGGCTCCGTTGAGGAAGTTCTCAAACGCCATGTAGCTGGGGACTGCAAAGCCTAGCGCATATTCGCCCTTGGCTACCACGCCGGGAACATCGACTGACCTTGCGACGAACTGTCCGGTGTAGGCGGCCAACTTCGAAAGCCACTCCCAGCCCTTCTCCCAGCCGTACTTCTGCAGAATGACCTCGTAGGTCGCATGGTTCGAACTGGAGTTGTCAGGCGTGCACTGAGCTATCTGGCCCTTGAACTTAGGATTGGCCAGCATGTCCTCCCACGTCTTGGGCGGTGTGGCTCGCAGCCGCCTTGTGACAAGGCCTTCGTTGTACACGATACCGTAGGGTTCAAGCGCAGTGCCGACCCAGAAGCCTTTGGGGTCCTTCAGAGGCATGGGCTTGGGTGTGCCCATAGTATCGGGTATACGGTCCAGCAGTTGCTTAGGAACCTCGTGTTTGATCAGAAATCCATCAGCTGCCAACATGTCGTAGAGCACCGTCTCGCCGCCCCACACTATGTCGGCCTGCGGGTTCGCACCCCACTCGCGGATCAAGCCCACCGCCAGCTGAGTGCCTTTGGCGGTATAGTTGGTCTTTACGTCGACACCGTACTTCTCCTTGGCCCACACTTTAAAAGCATCGAGTGCAGCTACGCTGACAAAACTGGCAACGGGGGTAATTACGCTCAGCTCAGGCTCGATCCTCGCCGGAGCGGCTGAAAGCGTCGCAGACGCCATCATTATGACCGCCAAGACCAGCACCAGAAGCCTTTTCATCAGACTACCTCCTTGCACAGAATATCGCTCCTACCGCTCGATGATGGCCAACTGCCATGATACAACCGCGACGATCGTGGCGTTCCCCTTCAAGCAGAATCCATCTAGCTTGCACAATGTGGCCGGCTGACCTGCCGGACGCAGGCTGCGGCCGGCCTAGTATCGCCAACACATCACCTCCATCCAAACCGGGCATGACAGAGAACGAGGGCGCACAAATGAAGCGCAAAGGCTCCATGAGTGGCCCTCTCCCTATCTCCGTGCCACGTTCATCTAGCTCTAACATTCTGTATTCGCCACCGATTCACTTAATCCTGCCACATCACTGCCAACATGACGTCAACGCATCCGCAAAACTTGTGATTGGGCCTCTGCGCCTGGCTGAGACTACGGCGAGAGTGCGGAGCGGCCGGTTGTAAAACCCACCGTGGGGTCCGAATGGGAATTCTCCCGCCTCACCGAACTAGAGACACCGAATCCATGGCAAGGATGAGATGTCTAGAACGCGGTACGAGGCTGAGCCTGATCCGGTTTCGTGGACACATAGGGGCTTGGAGGCGTAATCTTCAAGGGGGGGGTGTCCACATGCCACAGACGAAGCCGCCATATCCGCCACAGCTCAAGGCAGAGGCAGTTCGCCTGGTCCGCGAGAGCGGGAAGCCTATGGCGCAGATCGCGAGAGACCTGGGGGTATCAGTGGAGTCGCTGCGTAACTGGACCAGGCAGGCTAAGATCGATGCTGGGGAGCGTGAAGGGCTAACGACTGCCGAGAGGGAGGAGCTCACCCGGCTTCGCCGAGAGAACAGGATTTTGCGCGAGGAGCGTGAGATTCTAAGAAAAGTCGCAGCCTTCTTTGCCACGCTTGAGACCGAGCTACTCGACCGGCGCAGCTGGCCAAGCCGTCAGGCTTTGGCCTCGGCCATCTTCGGATACATCGAGGGGTCTTGTAGCCGGAAGCGTCGGCACTCGACCCTCGGATATCTGCGTCCTGCGGAGTATGAAACGTGATGGGCCATCACAGAGAGAAATCACAAGGAAGACAGACAGTCCGTCGCGTAGCCCTGGAGTGTCCACGAAACCGGATCAACTCCAGCTCGCACGAATCGCTCGGCCAGATTGCCAGTCCCAATCCCCGCGTCCAATACCCGCATCCCTGGCCTTACCGACGCGCACTCAACAACCGCGGTCAGCACATCTTCATATCCAGCGAATGGAAACTCCCCGTCTTCTTGTACGGAGCGGTCATAATCAGCTGCCCAGCGATCAAAGAGCCCGACGCGGCTCTGTTGAACACGGTTCTGCTGAGCACGGTCCTGCCGATCACGATCTTGTTTGATATGGCTCTCTTGAACATGATCCTGATCGTGACGCGCGTGGTCCTGTTGAGCACGATCCTATTCGACGCCGTTCCGTTGGGTCATCTAGTCCGAGCCTCCTTCCGCCCGCGCGATCGGTGACCACGCGTCGTCCGTCGTCACTGATCCAACTCCGGTCGCTGCAGGACTCTTTCCCTCCACAGGGGTCGAGCGACGTCGTCCATCTCTTCGGCGCTTCGCCTCGCACTTTCTCTCCCTGCATAGGGCTCGAGCAGAAGGCTCTCCCACCGCTGAGAGCACAGAATCAGGATCGCAAGCAGGCAGAACGGATAGGCGCCAAAGCTTGGTACCTCGTGACGCTTGAGCCTGACCTCGACAATGAACTGGGTCTTCAGCGCATCGGAGACCTCATTTCCGGTCCTAACATGTCTGGCACGATTCAGCCCGGAGGCTCCTGATCACCGTAGTCCCGGACAATCCGCCTAATGCTCTTCCAATGAAGAAGCTCATGCCT
Proteins encoded in this window:
- a CDS encoding ABC transporter ATP-binding protein, whose translation is MDIRLTGVTKRFKNVEALSRVDLHIKHGELFTLLGPSGCGKTTTLRLIAGFYTPDEGKIMFGDREVQAIPTSKRNIGMVFQNYALWPHMTVYRNVAYGLQFKKVPKSEWPGIVNEALTKVGLVGFETRYPGQLSGGQQQRVALARALALNPDVLLLDEPLSNLDAKIRGSVRAEIRKLQQSLGITTVYVTHDQEEALTLSDRIGIMCDGRLVQVGTPHDLYERPATRFVADFIGTNNLVAGTVEAVGEDITVVTELGTIIGYSHLTVKPGDKCTVAFRPENVVVHTAQPSGQAGQDNIIRGKIGFASYMGNTLRYEMEHATGLVLKADIRNPLHREELGWGTDVYFAFPKSAALVIPD
- a CDS encoding transposase, producing the protein MPQTKPPYPPQLKAEAVRLVRESGKPMAQIARDLGVSVESLRNWTRQAKIDAGEREGLTTAEREELTRLRRENRILREEREILRKVAAFFATLETELLDRRSWPSRQALASAIFGYIEGSCSRKRRHSTLGYLRPAEYET
- a CDS encoding extracellular solute-binding protein is translated as MKRLLVLVLAVIMMASATLSAAPARIEPELSVITPVASFVSVAALDAFKVWAKEKYGVDVKTNYTAKGTQLAVGLIREWGANPQADIVWGGETVLYDMLAADGFLIKHEVPKQLLDRIPDTMGTPKPMPLKDPKGFWVGTALEPYGIVYNEGLVTRRLRATPPKTWEDMLANPKFKGQIAQCTPDNSSSNHATYEVILQKYGWEKGWEWLSKLAAYTGQFVARSVDVPGVVAKGEYALGFAVPSYMAFENFLNGADIRFIAPPGAYVTPEPIAIIKNCKNPNAAKAFIEFLLTDEGQRLFIERGLFPVVPELRVEGPPGSTAELAVTFYGGRRSYFEGTVENTYDNALSQSRESEVNKYFRENIFAKLDALKAKY